In Vitis riparia cultivar Riparia Gloire de Montpellier isolate 1030 chromosome 19, EGFV_Vit.rip_1.0, whole genome shotgun sequence, the following proteins share a genomic window:
- the LOC117908973 gene encoding uncharacterized protein LOC117908973 isoform X4: MEEEEAIYGEDIQREENSDDDEVDVNDLDSEAEEQENLKFVVKASHEAKLRELLHNINLIEVKLYSDASKEFIKLLRRNTGGELLHQYVQTSSKFSELQDAWKRWQGKPGMSYILSLISAMLSHPDGIYRPNDTRRIAISRIIDKFARSIVEEKLEDIYKELNSKEGKRQKAALLLMASIVRRSSSLASEVAKSFNFKFPVFPKLAEYKLKQVEKKRKHSTRKSFIGFAMSFLEVGKPGLLRWILQQKEMYSGVLRGLGSDDVEIVVYVLSTLKDRVLIPESLVPPGLRSVLFGSVTLEQLVSISGREDGGPASELAHRVLVMVCTDPCNGLMPDLKRHPYPLRGNPKRLLGLMKKLKATEVAYHRDLLLSIVKGRPSFCSAYMDEFPYKLEDHTSSTWFAAVSLAADLVSSVGIGLPFNFINSESLDLPSFDSSDVQSIMKCICCRPFSRLVVNKGLLHPNVFVKHGTLRLLLEELKFLDSFVSAINHTSCSSNRMMHRLAPLKQEIENEVRMLLPDPQVLLTLLSSLSSQSRIQELGLKRKGNSENFNVHRRNDRKKLKTDVLNEDTDIIVSGISSGLDIAFHGGEKALDTFTADDMDSGKDNVKIIAKIWGLQPSSMAGIALRDVETCFHSKLLDALKIYARIMPTVLEGSFDFFINLLGNSSALSIDVQQSVLSLLIEYIGRSPKSEIPIRVPALMYKHLQPFIDLLIFSSTRDIREQAFYLALAAMFSTGVFDSNISELGAWFLFLPGYGRASKSSVDTQGVEVFQSLSTAVISFFCDAVSTIGNNSFKYWDLMRLHISHLKGIKDVSPHFSPLIICVLEKCQRVLKSGSGTFTLAEKSIISLYVSNTLTYLLQTQVDPGLLSSLLDLVLSERLEDQCLDSMEWRPLKNLLLFSQDISHQRHYCIFSIDEKARHTDSSFNDTLAEVQRIVRSGHDSGLTGIAKMFSSSIVGTTPDDILKNFPSVITVSQDLQGVPFALLSSISFHDRSLLARASKLWPDIFFSGLQRVGLMIHSKGKGDDNCRIPSHSLFAEEIFPKTDFGLSESASVAFSLFLQQAPFHVLFPAIMNIDGPYLLEPSKVQQLLLAKLSEQTTDYLILSLRHVLFWIHQIRSYYRIRPLGELEHLFEVCFILVKRMLDELLVLRPDSDCSTTIGVPFSTVQEVAEIIFCHPAVMVSLSCPLSCHEESTKGTIGDSLETFLRSSKHSVHKMDHHVLNLLISTSDYLVALCDGQNPISKVDDSAKKQLVKVFKALLQRLLLELRSRFDVCIRTKNFVPFLQAFYASHILSHFISPFKLFELAYWMFSRVDLNDLTTGEFDNMSALSVVFCIASGAFDMLSSYFQHPITKKVQFDLFWEMEEKSFDIIVFEKIYMKALEFATCFKLEFADVCLLKAVKVMYRQKFEQHQSFLLPLSLVSSRVIVSTPVKIISHCINRPSMIRAKLLFLLIEVSPLHSSVFGHLFSGLLNKGLPHKDNVVETPSDEGFMMLLPAALSYLKSTSLKFGKQYYTCFKGIPSLYSRILLDGFLDWKGFVSRSIFQIEDGEFLPSSTEDLSNLVNSSLLGKSIHMLWFYFAFSGHSMKKKKRFKLFDVIFPCSGQDGMLDCDVSEIDSYSLNQSLNFVNRVVAKISLCRMLLFPGDCQVKSLSKESDGPVEDTPLEMGLNREDSSRIRLINILVNTWQKIVERFSCVSDNSGKVTDTDCLPLFKFLEVFILRNVLELAREMHNSLIQLHSLPFLEKLTRLSLLHRFEDATTLKKLRSVLTSLSEGKFSHVLLLQLLLAHSQFAPTIQSVSKSPGCSQVGVFSKPMSSILRSLTFTCTDQGTIDGNNNFERSDLCVKQLEVIKLLRLLLCFKGHWDGSDLEKNIDINARELISLLLSSYGAMLNEVDLEIYSLMHEIESNDRLKSGSIADMDYLWGSSALRIRKERVQELEISANNILDAEAVEERQRSQFRENLPIDPKLCVNTVLYFPYNRTASDGPISLNKVHPDNVKDMIQGYPPHVENVPRYDPVFILHFSIHSLSMRYIEPVEFSALGLLAVAFVSLSSPDDMIRKLGYETLGRFKNALEMCQKRKDVMQLRLLLTYMQNGIVEPWQRIPSVTAIFAAEASFILLDPSHEHYSTISKLLMRSTGVNMKCIPLFNNFIWSSSINFKSERLWLLRLSYAGLNLEDDAQIYIRNSILETILSFYASPFSDNESKELILQ; the protein is encoded by the exons ATGGAGGAGGAAGAAGCAATTTACGGCGAAGATATTCAAAGAGAAGAGAACAGCGACGATGATGAAG TTGATGTGAATGACCTGGATAGCGAGGCTGAGGAACAAGAAAATCTGAAATTTGTAGTCAAAGCATCTCATGAAGCTAAACTCAGAGAGCTATTgcataatattaatttgattgaaGTTAAGTTGTATTCCGATGCTTCAAAGGAGTTCATCAAGTTACTTAGGCGTAATACAGGGGGTGAACTGCTCCATCAGTATGTACAGACAAGCTCCAAGTTCTCAGAGCTTCAAGATGCTTGGAAGCGTTGGCAGGGGAAACCTGGAATGTCATATATCTTGTCATTAATTTCCGCTATGTTGAGTCATCCTGATGGAATCTATAGGCCAAATGACACCAGGAGGATTGCTATTAGTAGGATTATTGATAAGTTTGCTCGCTCGATTGTTGAAGAAAAGTTGGAAGATATTTATAAGGAACTGAACAGTAAAGAAGGGAAGCGCCAGAAGGCTGCTCTTCTGCTGATGGCTTCAATAGTTAGACGTAGCTCGAGTTTGGCTTCTGAGGTTGCAAAGagttttaatttcaaattcccaGTCTTTCCAAAGCTTGCGGAGTATAAACTGAAGcaagttgaaaagaaaaggaagcatTCGACAAGAAAATCATTTATTGGGTTTGCAATGTCATTTTTGGAAGTGGGTAAGCCAGGATTATTGAGGTGGATCCTACAGCAGAAGGAAATGTATTCAGGTGTTCTTCGTGGGCTTGGGAGTGATGATGTTGAAATAGTTGTTTATGTTCTGTCTACATTGAAGGACAGGGTTCTTATTCCAGAATCATTGGTGCCTCCAGGTCTTCGGAGTGTGCTATTTGGGAGTGTTACTCTAGAACAGTTGGTCAGCATTTCTGGAAGGGAGGATGGTGGCCCTGCTTCAGAGTTGGCACACAGGGTTCTGGTTATGGTTTGTACCGACCCTTGTAACGGACTGATGCCAGATTTGAAGAGACACCCATATCCATTAAGGGGTAATCCAAAGCGACTTTTGGGTCTCATGAAGAAGCTCAAAGCAACAGAGGTTGCCTATCACAGAGATCTGCTTTTGTCTATTGTTAAAGGGAGACCTTCTTTTTGTTCAGCATACATGGATGAGTTCCCTTACAAACTTGAAGACCATACATCATCTACCTG GTTTGCTGCTGTTTCTCTGGCTGCAGATTTGGTTTCCTCAGTTGGTATTGGCCTTCCTTTCAATTTCATCAATTCCGAGTCTCTAGATCTGCCATCCTTTGATAGTTCAGATGTGCAGAGTATTATGAAATGCATTTGTTGTCGTCCATTCAGCCGATTGGTTGTCAATAAGGGGTTACTTCACCCTAATGTTTTTGTGAAGCATGGAACTTTAAGGCTTCTCTTGGAGGAACTGAAGTTCTTGGACTCCTTCGTAAGTGCTATTAACCATACTTCTTGTTCCAGCAATCGAATGATGCATAGACTGGCACCTTTAAAGCAAGAAATTGAGAATGAAGTTCGAATGTTGCTCCCTGATCCTCAAGTTCTATTGACACTACTTTCTTCACTAAGTAGTCAATCCAGAATTCAAGAGTTgggtttgaaaagaaaaggaaattctgaaaattttaatgtacatagaagaaatgatagaaagaaattgaaaacagatgttttgaatgaagacaCAGATATCATTGTCAGTGGGATAAGTTCTGGTCTGGATATTGCTTTTCATGGAGGTGAAAAGGCTCTTGATACATTTACTGCAGATGACATGGATAGTGGGAAGGATAATGTAAAGATTATTGCAAAAATCTGGGGTTTGCAACCATCCTCCATGGCTGGTATTGCATTAAGGGATGTGGAGACATGCTTCCATTCTAAGTTGCTTGATGCTCTCAAAATTTATGCT CGAATTATGCCTACTGTGTTGGAGGGATCATTTGATTTCTTCATAAATCTCCTCGGTAACAGTTCAGCGTTATCAATTGATGTGCAGCAGTCTGTATTGTCCCTTCTAATAGAATATATTGGACGGTCTCCTAAGAGTGAGATTCCCATAAGAGTCCCGGCACTTATGTACAAACATCTGCAGCCATTTATCGACTTATTGATTTTTTCATCAACCCGAGATATAAGAGAGCAAGCATTTTATCTGGCACTTGCAGCCATGTTCAGTACCGGTGTATTTGATTCTAACATATCTGAATTAGGTGCATGGTTCTTATTTCTACCTGGCTATGGTAGAGCTAGTAAGTCATCTGTTGACACCCAAGGCGTAGAAGTTTTCCAATCCTTGTCGACAGCTGTTATCTCGTTCTTTTGTGATGCTGTTTCCACCATTGgaaataactcattcaaatatTGGGATCTTATGAGGCTCCATATCTCCCATTTAAAAGGCATTAAAG ATGTATCACCTCATTTCAGCCCTCTCATCATCTGTGTCCTAGAGAAGTGTCAAAGGGTGCTCAAGTCTGGATCTGGAACCTTTACGCTAGCTGAGAAATCAATTATATCATTGTATGTGTCCAACACATTAACCTATCTCCTGCAAACTCAG gtagatCCTGGATTGTTATCTTCTCTCCTTGATTTAGTTTTATCTGAAAGACTTGAAGATCAATGTCTGGATTCCATGGAGTGGAGGCCGTTGAAGAATCTATTGCTCTTTTCACAAGACATATCACACCAACGACATTATTGCATTTTTTCTATTGATGAAAAAGCTAGGCATACTGACAGTTCTTTTAATGATACACTTGCTGAAGTGCAAAGAATTGTTAGGAGTGGGCATGATAGTGGATTAACTGGAATAGCTAAAATGTTCTCTTCCTCAATTGTTGGTACAACACCTGATgatatattaaagaattttCCATCAGTTATTACTGTTTCACAGGACCTTCAAGGAGTTCCTTTTGCACTTTTGTCATCTATATCTTTTCATGATCGGAGTCTTCTAGCCAGGGCTTCTAAGTTATGGCCTGATATATTCTTTTCTGGTCTGCAAAGAGTTGGATTGATGATACACTCCAAAGGCAAAGGCGATGATAATTGCAGGATTCCTAGCCATTCCTTGTTTGCCGAGGAAATATTTCCTAAGACAGATTTTGGTTTAAGTGAGTCTGCTTCTGTTGCATTTAGTCTCTTTCTGCAGCAGGCACCTTTTCATGTGTTGTTTCCTGCAATTATGAACATTGATGGTCCATATTTATTGGAGCCCTCTAAAGTACAACAGTTGCTTCTAGCTAAACTATCTGAACAGACCACTGATTACCTCATTCTTTCTCTTCGCCATGTGCTATTCTGGATCCATCAGATACGATCATACTATAGAATAAGGCCATTAGGTGAACTGGAACATCTTTTTGAAGTTTGCTTCATTCTTGTGAAACGAATGCTGGATGAACTATTGGTTCTGAGACCTGATTCTGATTGTTCAACAACTATTGGAGTTCCTTTCTCTACAGTTCAAGAAGTGGCTGAAATCATCTTCTGTCATCCTGCAGTTATGGTGTCATTGTCTTGTCCTTTGAGCTGTCATGAGGAATCAACAAAAGGAACTATTGGAGACAGTTTGGAGACTTTTCTTAGATCATCCAAACATTCAGTTCATAAAATGGACCATCATGTCTTGAACTTGTTGATAAGCACTTCTGATTATCTGGTAGCTCTATGTGATGGCCAGAATCCTATATCTAAAGTTGATGACAGTGCAAAGAAACAACTTGTAAAGGTTTTCAAAGCCCTGTTACAGAGACTACTCCTGGAACTCAGGAGCAGGTTTGATGTGTGTATCAGGACCAAAAATTTTGTGCCCTTTCTCCAGGCATTTTATGCTTCACATATTTTGAGTCATTTTATATCACCCTTCAAGCTGTTTGAGTTAGCGTATTGGATGTTTAGTAGAGTTGATCTGAATGACCTGACAACTGGGGAATTTGACAATATGTCTGCACTCTCTGTTGTATTTTGCATTGCCAGTGGTGCTTTTGACATGTTATCTAGTTATTTTCAGCATCCAATTACAAAGAAAGTACAATTCGATTTGTTTTgggaaatggaagaaaaaagttTCGACATTattgtttttgagaaaatttatatgaaGGCATTAGAGTTTGCCACATGTTTCAAACTAGAGTTTGCAGATGTATGTTTGCTGAAAGCTGTTAAAGTAATGTACAGGCAGAAATTTGAGCAGCATCAGAgttttcttcttccattgaGTTTGGTATCATCAAGGGTGATAGTGAGTACTCCTGTAAAAATTATTTCGCATTGCATAAACAGGCCAAGCATGATCAGAgctaaattattatttcttcttATTGAAGTGAGTCCCCTGCATTCGTCAGTCTTTGGGCACTTATTTTCAGGTCTTCTTAACAAAGGTTTGCCGCATAAGGACAATGTGGTGGAAACTCCTTCAGATGAAGGCTTTATGATGCTTCTCCCTGCTGCGTTGTCATACTTGAAATCAACTTCCTTGAAATTTGGGAAGCAGTACTACACATGTTTTAAAGGTATACCTTCTTTATATTCAAGGATTCTCCTGGATGGTTTCCTTGACTGGAAGGGCTTTGTGTCAAGAAGCATATTTCAGATTGAAGATGGTGAATTCTTACCTTCATCCACTGAGGACCTTTCCAATCTCGTTAACAGTAGTCTTCTGGGAAAATCAATTCATATGTTGTGGTTTTACTTTGCCTTCAGTGGGCAttcaatgaaaaagaagaagcgATTCAAGCTATTTGATGTCATTTTCCCATGCTCTGGACAGGATGGAATGCTAGACTGTGATGTTAGTGAAATTGATTCTTATTCACTTAACCAGTCATTAAACTTTGTTAATAGAGTTGTTGCAAAGATATCTTTATGTAGGATGCTGTTATTTCCAGGGGATTGCCAGGTTAAGTCTCTGTCCAAAGAGTCAGATGGACCTGTGGAGGATACTCCTTTGGAAATGGGATTAAATAGAGAGGACTCATCAAGGATCCGGTTGATCAACATCTTGGTGAATACTTGGCAGAAGATTGTTGAGAGATTCTCCTGTGTCTCTGATAATTCTGGAAAAGTGACAGACACAGACTGTTTGCCCTTGTTCAAGTTCTTGGAAGTCTTTATTTTGAGAAATGTTCTTGAATTAGCCAGAGAAATGCATAATAGTCTTATCCAACTTCATTCTCTTCCCTTCCTGGAGAAACTCACAAGATTGTCTCTTCTTCATAGGTTTGAGGATGCTACAACGTTGAAAAAGCTCCGAAGTGTCCTAACTTCACTTTCTGAAGGGAAATTTTCACATGTTTTACTTCTTCAGCTGCTGCTTGCCCACTCCCAATTTGCCCCCACTATTCAATCTGTCTCTAAATCACCTGGTTGCTCTCAGGTTGGTGTGTTTTCGAAGCCTATGTCCAGCATTCTTAGATCACTTACCTTTACTTGCACTGATCAAGGTACTATTGATGGTAATAACAATTTTGAAAGATCAGATCTGTGTGTGAAACAGCTGGAAGTTATTAAGTTACTCAGGTTACTCCTTTGTTTCAAGGGCCACTGGGATGGTtctgatttggaaaaaaatattgacataAATGCCAGAGAACTAATCTCATTGCTTTTGTCTTCTTATGGGGCAATGCTCAATGAAGTTGATTTGGAAATTTACAGTCTCATGCACGAGATTGAGTCTAATGATAGATTAAAATCTGGAAGTATTGCTGATATGGATTATCTCTGGGGAAGTTCTGCTTTGAGAATAAGAAAAGAACGAGTGCAGGAGTTGGAGATTTCAGCTAACAACATTCTTGATGCTGAAGCAGTAGAAGAACGCCAAAGAAGTCAATTTAGAGAAAACCTTCCCATTGACCCCAAATTATGCGTGAACACAGTGCTATATTTTCCCTATAATAGAACTGCATCTGATGGACCCATATCCTTGAACAAGGTTCACCCAGATAATGTTAAGGATATGATCCAG GGATATCCTCCTCATGTTGAAAATGTACCACGATATGATCCTGTTTTCATCTTGCACTTTTCAATTCATAGTCTGTCAATGCGTTACATTGAACCTGTGGAGTTCTCTGCGTTAGGCTTGCTTGCAGTTGCATTTGTTAGCTTGTCTTCACCTGATGACATGATAAGGAAATTGGGTTATGAAACTCTTGGGAGATTTAAGAATGCATTGGAG ATGTGCCAAAAGAGGAAGGATGTAATGCAACTACGGCTTTTGTTGACATACATGCAAAATGGAATAGTAGAGCCATGGCAGAGAATTCCTTCTGTAACTGCAATTTTTGCTGCAGAGGCTTCTTTTATATTGTTGGATCCTTCACATGAACATTATTCAACCATAAGCAAGCTTTTGATGCGCAGTACTGGGGTGAATATGAAA